From Erigeron canadensis isolate Cc75 chromosome 5, C_canadensis_v1, whole genome shotgun sequence:
GAGGTTTGTCATGCTGTCCATTATTTTTTCAAGACGGGACGGATTGTGAATGAAATAAATCATACGTTTCTGGCCCTGATTCCTAAGGTACCCACTCCTGGTTTTGTTTCTGATTATAGACCTATTTCGTGCTGTAATGTTATATACAAATGTATTAGCAAAATAATTACAACTAGAATCATGGACGGGTCAGAAGATATTGTGGATATCAACCAATCAGCGTTCATACCTGGTAGGCGAATTTCTGACAATATCTTACTTACTCAAGAGCTTATGCATAATTATTTATAGAGATTATGGACCCCCCAGGTGTGCTTTCAAAGTTGATATTCAGAAGGCATACGATAAGGTTGATTGGGAATTTTTGAGGGTGATTCTGGTTGGTTTCGGTTTTCACTCCACTATGGTGAATTGGATTATTACATGTGTCACTAGTGCTTCGTTTCCTTTAAGCATAAACGGTAATATCCATGGTTTTTTCAAGGGCAAAAGGGGTTTAAGACAGGGTGATCCCATGTCACCGTATCTCTTTGCTCTTGTTATGGAAGTATTAACATTAATCTTGCAGAAATTGGTCAGAGAATCTCCTCACTTCAGCTTTTATAACCAATGCAAAGAGGAGCAAATTATTAACCTTTGTTTTGTAAATGATCTTTTCCTCTTTGCTAGGGGTGACCTTGCATCTGCCAAAGTACTAATGAGGGCTTGAAGTTATTTAATAAAGCTTCGGGGTTGACACCGAGTCTAGCAAAGAGTAcagtttttttttgtaatgtacCTGATTACGTCAAACTGGCTATCCTTAACTTGATGCAGTTTGAAGAAGGGTCACTGCCCATTAGGTATCTCGGAGTTCCATTGATTTCATCACGTTTGGTGTATAAGGATTGCAAGGTTCTATTAGAAAGGATGCAAGCTATGATCACTCATTGGAAAAACAAGTCGCTTTCTTTCGCAGGAAGGTTACAACTCATTAATTCTTTCTTATGTTCGATGCACATCTATTGGGCGTCAATTTTTATTCTTCCGATTAGTATTCTTCATGAGCTTGAGAAGATGATGCGTGGTTTTCTTTGGTGCCAAGGCCCCATGGCAAAAGGAAAAGCGAAAGTGGCTTGGAAAGACTGTTGTCTTCCAAAATATGAGAGGGGACTAGGTATTAGACATATTCGTGATGTTAATAAGGCCTTAATGACGTCACATATTTGGAGTATAATTAACAAAAGACGTTCTCTATGGGTGAATTGGATTTATTCCAACAAGCTTAAAAGACAAAATTTTTGGGATATACCTTTATGTGCAGGTTGttcttggggatggaggaaaaTCTTATTGTTAAGAGACTTCATTAGACCTCATATTAAATACCGAATTGGGAATGGAGACACTACTTCAGCATGGTTTGATTTTAGGTTAGATATTGGTCCTTTGTGTAACTACATATCAAATAGAGAGATTATACGAGCTGGATTTAAAAAGGAATGCCTGAGTTAGTGAGCTGATTAATAATGGTAACTGGATTTGGCCTACAACTTGGTATGATTTGTTTCCGGTACTTATCAATATTAAACCACCTACCATTCATCCAAATTCGCAAGACGTTATTTTCTAGAAAGATAAGGGGGCAGAGGTGGTGTACTCAGTAGCTGTTACATGGGACTGTGTTAGAactcaacaacaaaaaatcCCTTGGGTTGAAATGGTGTGGTTCCCCCATTGCATTCCTAGGCATTCCTTCTTAGTCTGGTTAATTATGAAAAGGAAATGGAAGACTCAAGATAAGCTCAGGCAATGGGATGTCAGTGGCACGATTAACTTGAATTTGATTTGCTGTCCACTTTGCAGAGGTGGGCCTGATTCTCACGAACAAATTTATTTGTAAGTGTTTATGCGTTGCAGGTGTGGAACTTGGTAAAGCCTCTTGCTATGATGCAGCACGTTTCATGCAAATGGGATGACATTGTTGATTGTTTGCTCATTTAGGGACACCAAAATAATGCGAGAATAGTAATTGGAAAACTTCTTGTATCTGCTACAGCTTATTTTGTATGGCAGGAGAGAAACAACAGATTATTCACCAAAAATGAAAGACCCGTTGCTCAGCTACGGGATATTATTGTTACAACGGTGCGGCTCAAACTGGTCACCATGAAATTCAAGAGGAAGACGAGAGGGCTGAGTATACTTGATCGTTGGAAGCTTCCAGGCTCATAGTTGTGCATGATGTTAAAATCCAATAATTGATAGAATTATTAACTAGTTTCTTGTTATAGGTTTCTGATTTTGCTAATTTTTTGTAGCTTGTTGCACATACATACGGGGTTGTCGTATGTATAAATTAGTGTGATACTCTGTCATACTACTTGTATTAACTGTTTTTGGGTGATATAAAAGCTTACCGGGGTTTAAAATCCcctttaaccaaaaaaaaaaggtacctCGTTCATCTTTTCTGTTTCAAAACCAACCTGCTTTTTTCCAGACATTTGAGGTATTTGCACATTGGCGCTTTTATTGTTGTTTCCAGATTGAAAATCAACAAATTCTTCATCGTCTTCCTCCACAGGAGTCGAAAAGAGGGAGAATGGACACTCCTTAAACACATCAGATTTTGCAGGATACACAACTGGCTGCTCTTTAGATGATACTGATGTTCTAGCCCCAACAGGTTTATCATTACGAATATCTAGAATTACAGTATCTGCCTTGCCTTCAGAAGTTTGTCCAATGACATTAATACCATCgatattatcatcattaatttGAAACGCAACATCAAAGGCCTCTGATTTAGTAGGTGAGAGTGTACGACCCTTATCATCACCTCCATTATCCTCTGATTCAGTACCATCGGCCTCATTTTTACCCGAAATAGGACGGCCACCCTGGGATTACggctggaaaaaaaaagaaacgagTGACAATTAATCAAAAAACCTTAGACGGATCTCTATCATGCACATCACTTGATTCGAGAACCAAGGAGAGGGACACATTAACAAGATCAATTAGGGCAGGTCGAGAAGATTTCCATGGGAAGAGAAAGGACGATCGCCATTAGGGTAGAGAGAAATAGGGTTTGGGTTAGGTGGATTCACACTTACAAATTGAAGGGGAAGAGTTTTTGGGAGTTTCAATTGAAAGGCAACGTTTCTTGGAGTTGGCGGAAAATCTTTGAAATTCGTCAAGTGGTAAGAAAGTTTTTTTGGTCTAAGATTGGTAATGGAGATATGACTTTTGCTTGGTTTCATAGTTGGTGTGAGACTGGTCCTCTGATCAATATGTTCTCTCCAAGAGTTATCTCAAGAGCGGGTTTCATTCTACAGTCAACAGTGAAAGATGTTATAGCTGATGGAAATTGGGTGTGGCCTTCTAATTGGAACTCTCATTGTGTTATACCAAATCTCCCTGTTCttgatttggaaaaaaaaaatgaggtgTTGCGGTGGAACAGATTGGCTAAGGTGGCTGAATTTTCAGTCTCGGTAGCGTGGGAAGATATTCGATCCAGGGCTGATAAGGTGCCATGGTTTCGTATGGAATGGTTTAGCCAATGTATTCCTAAACATGCGTTGATTTTATGGTTGGTTGTTAAGGAGAAGCTTAAAACTCAAGATCTTCTCCAAGCATGGGATTACTCCTCGATGATTGATGTCATTGTATGTCCATTATGCTAATCACGACCTGATTTTCATGCTCACCTTTTCTTTGAGTGTGCATATACTTCGCAGGTATGGGATATTGTTAGGGCTAAGGCTAACTTTTTGACGTCTTCAAAGAATTGGGATAACATTGTCTCTGATGTTATTTAGTTTACACATAGAGATTCGTTCAAAAGTGTGGTTACAAAGCTATGTTTAGCTGCTTGTGTTTACTTTTTATGGGGGGAAAGAAATAAAAGATTGTACGCTAGGAAGAAGCGTCCTCATGATCAACTAGGGGCTGCAATTCTTGCTACTGTGAGGTTAAAGCTATTTACATTCAGGTTCAAGAAGTCTAGACGTGTGGAGGAGTTGAGAACTGCGTGGGATCTTCCAATGTttaattgttttcatttttctttgttCCATAGTGTTTGATGTACGTGAGGTAGTGTGTTAACTCTTTTGTTTTTGGTCATTGCACGAATATGCATGTACTTTGTAAAGTCAGTCTAGCATTTCAGCTAGATTGCCTGTTctttattgattatatattataaccAGGGGTGACGACCTTTTACCGAAAAAAAAGCTTTGCTAGTGTACATTAtaatgatgcaatagatgtctgtcgatatctattgaagataaTTGGTGACAATGGATAACAGTGATAACAATTagccaactttatactccagctggtagtttgtTGGTAGgcaatgtgtgattgagttgttgggaAACAAtgatgtgattgagttgttgggaAACAGtgatgtgattgagttgttggcaaaCAGTGATGagattgtgttgttggaaaactatgatggcattgagtatttggtatgcatatatgctgctacatgtttatatttacacaattGTCCAAACTActtatatcatgcacaacaaattcataTGTATTACTtcaaaacctacgaacttaCCAACAtcatgttgacattttcgagcattcatttttagataataacaatgcttaaggagactaagcataaggactttaggaagactaataaagggatccttcatggactcgtAGTTGCATTTGAACATTGTATTCTATTTGCTATTTGCTACATCATTTGCTATTTGGGGCATTGCCTAAGACTTATCCAGCTTGtgggaattacatttatttggatttcatttagtataacaatattataaattccatgtgctatgttatgtcttttcgtcatatcccaCGATTTTGcttaaggtggggtgtgacaataCAACTCTTCCTTTtccgttttgggattatgccctgGAGACTGTTGTTcccattctcaatatggttccaaccaagaaggttgacaagacaccgcatgattTGCGGAGTGTGAGTGTTCCCaaattgtcttacttaaaggtctggggacGTTAGGCACTTGTGAAACGAGATACacctgacaaacttgaatctTGATCTGTTAAGTGCATCTTTTTAGGTTACCCAaaggaaactcatatctcaagaagataGTGGGAGGATttttgaacttgatgagactcaagaagATGTATCAACTTCTGAAAATACTATCAATCATCAACTAGGGGGGGTGTTCAAAGAGACGAAGCTATagatgaacttcaagttgaagatgaagcgattccacttcgtaggtcctcaaggacaatacgtgctcgtgaaagattaaatcttatggtTGAATATGAAGAAAATGTATTAGGAGACTTAAaagaacctcctaatttcaaagaAGCATTATCAGAtacggaatctgacaaatggcttgaagttgcgaatgtggaaatgaaatccataaaagataatcaagtctggagcttggttgatatTCCAcaaaatggtagaaccgttgggtgtaacacatcttcaagaagaagaccgacatggatggaaatgtacacacctataaagctcgtcttgtggcgaaaggacATACTCAACTttatggagttgattatgaggagaccttttctcccgttgcggacattagagctattaggatcatcttagccatagtaACGtactatgactatgagatatggcaaatggatgtcaaaaacgctttcttgaatggtttttctagacgaggaagtctatatggtacaaccagaaggttttgttgatctgaaacatcccaacaaagtgtgcaaacttcaaaggtccatttatggattgaagcaagcatcaaggagttggaataaaaggtttgatgaggagatcaaaaagtttggttttcctcaaaatcctgatgagccatgtgtatatcgcaaagctagtgggagtaatgttactttccatGTCGTGTATgtagatgacatattgataattgGAAATCACATCCTAATGTTGAAGGATGTTAAATCAAGATCTATaaagatagaagtaaacggttgattggattaagtcaaagtgcttatatagataagatcttgaagcgattcaagatggaaaattctaagcatGGTTTTATACCGATGTAAAAAGGACTatatttatctagcaagaacggtaCTTCTACACCTGAGCAGGTGGAGCGTATGaaaagaattccttatgcttcagctgtgggatctatcatgtatgcggtaagatgcactagacctgatgttgtgttcgcgcaaaatattgttagccgctatcagcaaaatcctggagAGGATCATTAGActgctgtaaagaatattcttaagtacatgcgtgctactaaagaattattcttggtgtatggaggaaatcccaATGCAGAGCTGAAAGTAACTGGATACTGTGATGTtagatttcagactgataaagaTGATACAAAATCTCAGTCAGGATATGTCTTTGTATTAAATAAGGGTGCAGTAGATTAGAAGAGCAAAAAACAATCTACAGTTGCTATGTCtgctacagagtctgagtatgTAGCTGCCTCAGATGCCGCCATGGAAGGTGTCTGGACcagaaagtttatttctgggcTTGATATGATGCCCTCAAATAACTCACCTATGGATCTGTACTATGATAATTcaggagcaattatcattgccaatgaaccaggagttcagaaaggtgccagacattaccagagaagatatcactatgttcgtgaacAAATCGAAtcgcgtgaaatcaaattactcaaagttcacacagattgtAACTTAACAGATCCTTTTACCAAGGCTTTGTCAAAATAAAAGCTCAATAAGCATGCCGAAGACATAGGTCATAAAATTTTgctagttatatcatgtaaatctgtgattggtatttggataacggatgttaaacaattgttattttaataaatgaattttataCTTGGTATGAATGTTtccattttataataattgtgtcctatatttgcatgtttaagtCCTTGAATATTTTAAAGTATTCTAAAacgtccattgtcgattaactATATGGGAATATTAAACTAAGGCAaatgtgagagattggtgaaaatatttaagggaatattttcattttatggatACCAGACTTATCCCACTTAAcgaattttcattttatggatcggtgtcattaagtgaaattcgtgaaatggttactttatttatccttagacttgagatacaagcaggttatgcatgtgtggattgcattttcttgatatagttctaactaaCCTGAACAAGATagtaaagggctattttcagaaatgtagTGAAACGACATGACTAACACGTGTAggcaatataggatttgttccttcaatctgcaactgaagtatgataccatttggcacCCTCATTGATTagttaagatgtttgtatgcgcatacccaaatgaactcaagaggatGTCTTgattaatttggtaatcttgattaattatagaaatgagaaatagaaacgttaaattatgaaatgacattgatctaTGTTCATAATTATGGaatgtggggggggggggggctgtTAATCTTAACTTGGTTGTTTGTTCCTTGTGTAAAATAGGTCCTGACTCACATGATCATCTATTTTTTGAGTGTCCATATTCTGCACAAGTTTGGTCGTTAGTACAAAGCATGGCGGCATTGGATGGAGTGCCTAAGCTCGTATGTTTGGTCATATTACGAGACCTCCAGAGATACTCAAGAACATCATTTTGAATTCAGTTCGGCTCAAGCTCGCATCTATGAAGGTCAAAGGAAGTGACAAGACTAGAAATCTACTCGCTAAGTGGAAGCTCCCACAAAGTCTTATGATTTAGTCATCtgtttgatttaattaattttcttgTAGGCGCTATTGCTTTGTTTGGTTTATTTTGTAATGCATTTTGCTTGTTTAACCTTGTATGGCATGTTATACGAGGACCTAACATGGTACACTACCATGTTACT
This genomic window contains:
- the LOC122601280 gene encoding uncharacterized protein LOC122601280 is translated as MTFAWFHSWCETGPLINMFSPRVISRAGFILQSTVKDVIADGNWVWPSNWNSHCVIPNLPVLDLEKKNEVLRWNRLAKVAEFSVSVAWEDIRSRADKVPWFRMEWFSQCIPKHALILWLVVKEKLKTQDLLQAWDYSSMIDVIVWDIVRAKANFLTSSKNWDNIVSDVI
- the LOC122601279 gene encoding uncharacterized protein LOC122601279, translating into MHKAFVRDNPWVLLGDSNSALNLEDSSFGSSNISIGMRQFKQRVEDIEMIDINCSRFHYTWTQKPKNGTGILKKIDRVMGNIQFVRAFLAAHAVFQPYRISDYSLCILEIPNVSRDRPKPFKFPNFLVHKDEFKDMVQAHWNKSIDGCKMYRVVRKLRSLKHPIRSLLFKQGNLHNRVSKLREELDKIQKAINMEPGDETLRNQEVDILNKFKETTLDEERFLKKKAKIEWLEEYEGSDVPNALVTHYSNFLGVAGPGMEFESEDDEIKEAMFSVDDNKAPGCAFKVDIQKAYDKVDWEFLRVILGKRGLRQGDPMSPYLFALVMEVLTLILQKLVRESPHFSFYNQCKEEQIINLCFVNDLFLFARGDLASAKFEEGSLPIRYLGVPLISSRLVYKDCKVLLERMQAMITHWKNKSLSFAGRLQLINSFLCSMHIYWASIFILPISILHELEKMMRGFLWCQGPMAKGKAKVAWKDCCLPKYERGLGCSWGWRKILLLRDFIRPHIKYRIGNGDTTSAWFDFRLDIGPLCNYISNREIIRAGFKKECLSVELGKASCYDAARFMQMG